From the genome of Blautia pseudococcoides, one region includes:
- a CDS encoding tyrosine-type recombinase/integrase, translating into MITILVAYNLFIADRETFCSAKTIQYYAKNLGFFLDFLYTEVPGCTSGSDIAVLPDKIMADYIRMLRHKPRFSRHPFAVPSDVCIKNTTIRTYCRAVKAFLNFCNAEFNLNFKTNVKMPKDDSEEKVPLYQDEVMAIDKLFSLKTETGLRNYCIVHLMLDAGFRAEEVESLRLCDIYFDKNIVKIINTKGEKSRVVLLCPKLKKALYTYVMLYRGFTDNLDDKQYTLQPAFARIRGEGYINYNCIKQLFARIKRKTGIARLTPHLLRHTFATSYVMGGGNLENLRLFLGHYDYTVTRTYLHLANTYKMMGASIYQLDGIFFRTGY; encoded by the coding sequence ATGATAACAATTTTAGTAGCTTACAATTTATTCATTGCAGACAGGGAAACCTTTTGTTCTGCAAAGACAATTCAATATTATGCAAAGAATTTAGGATTTTTTCTTGACTTTTTGTATACTGAGGTTCCCGGCTGTACGTCTGGAAGTGATATAGCTGTTTTGCCTGATAAGATAATGGCTGATTATATCCGTATGTTACGACACAAGCCCAGATTTTCCAGACATCCTTTTGCTGTGCCGTCTGATGTATGTATTAAAAATACTACGATACGCACCTATTGTCGTGCGGTTAAAGCCTTTCTCAATTTCTGCAATGCGGAATTTAATTTAAATTTTAAAACAAACGTGAAGATGCCAAAAGATGATAGTGAGGAAAAAGTTCCTCTGTATCAGGATGAGGTTATGGCTATTGATAAACTTTTCAGTTTGAAAACCGAAACCGGATTGAGAAATTATTGTATCGTACATCTTATGCTTGATGCTGGGTTTCGGGCGGAAGAGGTCGAATCGCTTCGGCTTTGTGACATATACTTTGATAAGAATATTGTAAAGATAATTAATACAAAGGGTGAAAAGTCCAGGGTCGTGCTCCTTTGTCCAAAACTTAAGAAAGCTCTTTATACTTATGTAATGTTATACCGGGGATTTACGGATAATCTGGATGATAAGCAATATACTTTACAGCCAGCGTTCGCTCGGATTCGTGGCGAAGGGTATATAAACTATAATTGCATCAAGCAGCTCTTTGCCCGGATCAAACGTAAAACTGGTATAGCTCGTCTTACTCCTCACCTGCTCCGGCACACTTTTGCTACCAGTTATGTTATGGGAGGTGGAAACCTCGAAAATCTAAGATTGTTTTTGGGCCATTATGATTATACAGTAACCAGAACGTATCTTCATTTGGCGAACACCTATAAAATGATGGGTGCCAGTATTTATCAATTGGATGGAATTTTTTTCAGAACTGGATATTGA